A window from Psychrobium sp. MM17-31 encodes these proteins:
- a CDS encoding class 1 fructose-bisphosphatase, which yields MQRFVPVLRRDNVDPELISLINTLMAACKEISFRLHQGELAGILGSTLDENIQGETQKKLDIISNQLIKDILLESGLVRAIASEEEDTIVAGSENGRYLVCFDPLDGSSNIDINSLVGTIFSIMEVPKGQTGANEEMFLQPGTAQVAAGYVLYGASTQLALTTGNGVRLFTLDNTIGEFLLTQEKMTITPDTAEFAINMSNQRFWEPAMQNYIGDLLDGTTGTRDKNFNMRWIAAMVGDVHRVLCRGGIFTYPTDNKNPAKPYKLRLMYEANPMSFLVEQAGGVSSTGYERIMDIQPQEIHQRVAVILGSKNEVETCLSYHK from the coding sequence ATGCAACGCTTTGTGCCTGTACTTCGTCGCGACAATGTCGATCCAGAACTTATTTCTCTTATCAATACCTTAATGGCAGCTTGTAAAGAAATTTCATTTCGCCTTCATCAGGGTGAACTAGCGGGCATCCTAGGTTCTACGCTAGATGAAAACATTCAGGGTGAAACCCAAAAGAAGCTCGATATTATTTCTAATCAATTAATCAAAGATATTCTATTAGAGTCTGGATTAGTTCGAGCTATCGCATCAGAGGAAGAAGACACAATAGTAGCAGGCTCAGAAAATGGTCGTTACCTTGTGTGTTTCGATCCACTCGATGGCTCATCAAATATCGATATCAACAGCTTAGTCGGTACTATCTTCTCCATTATGGAAGTGCCAAAAGGTCAAACTGGTGCTAACGAAGAGATGTTCCTGCAACCTGGTACTGCGCAAGTGGCGGCAGGTTACGTGCTTTACGGTGCATCAACGCAACTAGCCTTAACCACAGGTAATGGCGTACGTTTGTTTACGCTAGATAACACCATTGGCGAATTCTTATTAACCCAAGAAAAGATGACCATCACGCCAGATACCGCAGAATTTGCCATTAATATGTCAAACCAGCGTTTCTGGGAGCCAGCAATGCAAAACTACATTGGTGATTTACTCGACGGCACCACAGGTACCCGCGATAAAAACTTCAACATGCGTTGGATTGCCGCAATGGTTGGTGATGTTCATCGCGTTTTATGTCGCGGCGGTATCTTCACCTACCCTACCGACAACAAGAACCCGGCCAAGCCATACAAATTGCGTTTAATGTATGAAGCCAATCCAATGAGTTTCTTAGTTGAACAAGCAGGCGGTGTTTCTTCAACAGGTTACGAGCGCATCATGGATATTCAACCACAAGAAATCCATCAACGCGTTGCCGTGATTTTAGGCTCTAAAAACGAAGTCGAAACTTGTTTGAGTTACCATAAATAA
- a CDS encoding manganese-dependent inorganic pyrophosphatase: MAVYAVGHKVPDSDSIVGAIALAYLKNQIGEEVIPTRLGEPSPETQFILDKFGYEAPELKMSYAGDSLYIVDHSDVALAPDDVDQATLLGIVDHHKLGDLTSDTPLECWIRPVGCSNTVIKMMYDFHNVEIPKDIAGMMMCAILSDTVVFKSPTCTTADIRCVEILAEIAGIEDYKALGMEMFEVKSAVLGTPMRDLVMRDFKNFNMNGTKIGIGQLEVLDLAIFDEMKPDLEAEIAKLRDEEGQHAVLLLLTDIMKEGSELLIVGDDALAEKAFGQASVEGKVWLDGVLSRKKQVVPPLEQAFA, from the coding sequence ATGGCTGTATACGCAGTTGGGCACAAAGTTCCAGATTCAGATTCTATCGTTGGTGCAATCGCACTAGCCTACCTAAAAAACCAAATTGGCGAGGAAGTAATTCCAACCCGTCTTGGTGAACCGTCTCCTGAAACACAATTCATCTTAGATAAGTTCGGTTATGAAGCACCAGAACTTAAGATGAGCTACGCAGGCGATAGCCTATACATCGTTGATCACTCTGACGTTGCACTAGCACCAGATGACGTTGACCAAGCGACACTACTTGGCATTGTCGATCACCACAAACTAGGCGACTTAACCTCAGACACGCCATTAGAGTGTTGGATCCGCCCAGTTGGTTGTAGTAATACCGTTATCAAAATGATGTACGATTTCCACAATGTTGAAATCCCAAAAGACATCGCAGGTATGATGATGTGTGCGATTCTTTCTGACACTGTTGTATTCAAGTCACCAACCTGTACTACTGCTGATATCCGTTGTGTTGAAATCCTAGCTGAAATTGCTGGCATCGAAGACTACAAAGCACTAGGCATGGAAATGTTTGAAGTAAAATCAGCAGTACTAGGCACGCCAATGCGTGATCTTGTAATGCGCGATTTTAAAAACTTCAACATGAATGGTACTAAAATTGGTATCGGTCAATTAGAAGTTTTAGATCTTGCTATCTTCGATGAAATGAAGCCAGATCTAGAAGCTGAAATAGCTAAACTACGCGACGAAGAAGGTCAACACGCTGTACTGTTACTGCTAACAGACATCATGAAAGAAGGCTCTGAGCTATTAATCGTTGGTGACGATGCCCTAGCTGAGAAAGCTTTTGGTCAAGCATCTGTTGAAGGCAAAGTATGGCTAGACGGCGTACTTAGCCGTAAAAAGCAAGTTGTACCGCCACTTGAGCAAGCATTCGCTTAA
- a CDS encoding SRPBCC family protein encodes MKVLRVVFWIFVAMFILGVFMPQDYKINRSIEINSSLDKAFTLSNDLNEWKRWSPWAQLDDSVKVEVGEISSGVGASQSWRDDSGGGRLTFIESVPNQRISYNIWFGDAKHPAISSMTFEQVTANTIRVHWTIEGDMQMHVIGPWFALLMDTLVGPAFELGLENLKTEAEK; translated from the coding sequence ATGAAAGTATTACGCGTCGTATTTTGGATCTTTGTCGCTATGTTTATTCTTGGCGTATTTATGCCCCAGGATTATAAAATTAACCGTTCAATCGAGATAAATAGCTCCCTAGATAAGGCATTTACCTTGTCTAACGATCTCAATGAATGGAAACGTTGGAGCCCTTGGGCCCAGCTTGACGATTCGGTAAAAGTCGAAGTCGGTGAAATCAGCAGCGGCGTAGGTGCCAGCCAAAGCTGGCGTGACGATAGCGGCGGCGGCCGTTTAACCTTTATCGAAAGTGTACCCAATCAGCGTATCAGCTATAACATTTGGTTTGGGGATGCTAAACACCCTGCAATTTCAAGTATGACTTTTGAGCAAGTGACAGCCAATACTATTCGAGTTCACTGGACTATTGAAGGCGATATGCAAATGCACGTTATTGGTCCTTGGTTCGCCCTATTGATGGATACATTAGTCGGGCCTGCATTTGAATTAGGACTAGAGAATTTGAAAACTGAAGCGGAAAAATAA
- the cysQ gene encoding 3'(2'),5'-bisphosphate nucleotidase CysQ codes for MLMSNILNELITITRQAGDKIMEFYRRGETQTWTKKDDSPITEADLAAHHIIVDGLAQLTPDIPVLSEESANITWDERKQWQRYWLVDPLDGTKEFIKRNGEFTVNIALVDNGTPIMATVYAPALDQMFWADKENGSFFSEGQQAPIKLDLTVTQPETKLRVVGSRSHPSAEMATFVEQFELHEIVPTGSSLKFCLVAQGRADIYPRLGPTMEWDTGAGHCIALLAGAVVTKLDGSELLYNQRESLLNEFFVVSHPLIEWN; via the coding sequence ATATTAATGTCTAACATTCTCAATGAATTAATCACTATTACGCGACAAGCTGGCGATAAGATTATGGAATTTTATCGCCGCGGTGAAACCCAAACTTGGACTAAAAAAGATGATAGCCCAATAACGGAAGCTGATCTTGCTGCTCATCATATTATTGTTGATGGGCTTGCTCAGTTGACCCCAGATATCCCTGTGTTATCGGAAGAGTCCGCCAATATTACCTGGGATGAGCGTAAACAGTGGCAGCGATATTGGCTAGTTGATCCGCTTGATGGCACCAAGGAGTTTATTAAACGCAATGGCGAATTTACCGTCAACATTGCGTTAGTAGATAATGGCACACCGATCATGGCTACAGTTTATGCACCTGCACTTGACCAAATGTTCTGGGCAGATAAAGAAAACGGCAGTTTTTTTAGTGAGGGCCAACAAGCGCCAATAAAACTCGATTTAACGGTTACTCAACCCGAGACAAAACTCCGAGTAGTTGGTAGTCGCTCTCATCCTAGCGCGGAAATGGCGACATTTGTTGAGCAGTTTGAATTACACGAAATTGTTCCAACAGGAAGCTCGCTGAAGTTTTGTTTAGTGGCGCAGGGGCGTGCTGACATTTATCCGCGATTAGGACCAACGATGGAGTGGGACACAGGAGCTGGGCATTGTATCGCATTACTCGCTGGCGCTGTCGTCACCAAGCTTGATGGTAGTGAACTGCTATATAATCAACGAGAGTCATTACTCAATGAGTTTTTTGTGGTGAGTCATCCGTTAATAGAATGGAATTAA
- the cysC gene encoding adenylyl-sulfate kinase, whose translation MKDENVVWHQHQVNKAARAEKKRQKPCVLWFTGLSGSGKSTIAGALESALHARGQHTYLLDGDNVRHGLCGDLGFSYEDRIENIRRVGETAKLMCDAGLIVLTAFISPFTKERDSVRALLNDDEFVEVHVATSLAVCESRDPKGLYKKARAGEIANFTGISSDYQAPSDPEIALHTDEQSIEQSVEQLTNYLIEHGYINV comes from the coding sequence ATGAAAGATGAAAATGTGGTGTGGCATCAACACCAAGTCAACAAAGCTGCAAGAGCAGAGAAAAAACGGCAAAAGCCTTGTGTATTGTGGTTTACTGGCTTAAGTGGCTCAGGGAAATCAACCATTGCTGGGGCACTGGAGAGTGCTCTGCATGCGCGCGGTCAACACACCTATCTACTCGATGGTGACAATGTGCGCCATGGCCTGTGTGGTGACCTAGGATTTAGCTATGAAGATCGCATTGAAAACATTCGTCGCGTTGGCGAAACGGCAAAACTGATGTGTGATGCAGGGCTCATCGTACTCACAGCATTTATTTCTCCGTTTACTAAAGAGCGCGACAGCGTGCGTGCATTGCTCAATGACGATGAGTTTGTTGAAGTACATGTCGCAACGTCATTGGCGGTATGTGAAAGTCGAGATCCAAAAGGGCTTTATAAAAAAGCACGCGCTGGAGAAATTGCCAATTTTACTGGGATTTCGTCAGACTATCAGGCCCCCAGCGATCCCGAGATTGCGCTGCACACCGATGAGCAAAGTATCGAACAAAGCGTCGAGCAGTTAACAAACTATTTAATCGAGCATGGATATATTAATGTCTAA
- a CDS encoding SLC13 family permease, with protein MSQATAVICMLTALVALLLTNKIRPAILFVGAIALSYLLGWISFERMMGNFTNSSLFTLILLLVVSLAVEKTSLLQSVGRHLNHANFSWVITKLGVTTAFLSSITNNSAVVASMIGVLKRNHFHSPSKLLLPLSYAAILGGTLTLIGTSTNLIVNSFVVDAGLQPIGFFDFTLIGIAVVLCGLIVLIIGGYRLPDRFDSSNADLPYMLEAMVSEDSVMIGKSVEENRLRALQRLYLVEIERNGELIRPVCPTQVLEAGDRLVFAGDTQSLHILQEMQGLEWFAKAHLKGQALVEVVISHSASIKGKTLKECAFREKFDAAVVAIRRGNEQLSGGLGQITLHAGDTLMLVPGKGFEQHRKNLREFVMISDSEVSAQLDSRQSKLVLASFIGTLALAFTNTVDLTKGLLALLVLFVASGVLSLDEIKRRFPIELTLIVGSALGLANIMVDNGVAQMLGEYLLALFGDWGILGAFIAVYLFTLLLTELITNNAAAALAFPIAYSIAIGYGIDPRPFIMAVIFGASASFISPYGYQTNLMVYSAGNYQFSDYLRVGIPLSLVYSLVVLFMIPMVFPFVAI; from the coding sequence ATGAGCCAAGCAACTGCCGTTATTTGTATGCTAACGGCGTTAGTAGCCTTGCTGCTAACTAATAAAATTCGTCCCGCTATTTTATTTGTTGGGGCGATAGCTTTAAGTTATTTACTTGGCTGGATTAGCTTTGAGCGAATGATGGGGAACTTCACCAATTCTTCGCTCTTTACTTTAATACTGCTGCTTGTCGTTTCTTTGGCAGTAGAAAAAACCTCGTTATTACAATCGGTCGGACGCCATCTTAATCACGCAAATTTTAGTTGGGTAATCACTAAACTCGGCGTGACAACGGCGTTTTTGTCATCGATTACCAATAATTCCGCGGTAGTGGCGTCGATGATTGGCGTATTAAAGCGTAACCATTTCCACTCACCATCAAAGTTACTACTACCGCTGTCTTATGCCGCGATTCTTGGCGGTACATTGACCTTAATTGGTACATCAACCAATCTCATTGTAAATAGCTTTGTCGTTGATGCTGGGCTACAGCCCATAGGTTTCTTTGATTTCACCTTAATTGGTATAGCTGTGGTGCTGTGTGGCTTAATCGTACTTATTATTGGCGGCTATCGATTACCAGATCGCTTTGATAGTAGTAATGCCGATCTTCCCTATATGCTTGAAGCTATGGTTAGTGAAGATTCTGTGATGATTGGTAAGTCCGTTGAGGAGAATCGATTACGCGCTTTGCAACGGCTGTATTTAGTGGAAATTGAGCGCAATGGTGAACTTATTCGTCCAGTGTGTCCAACACAGGTGCTAGAAGCGGGCGATCGTTTAGTGTTTGCTGGCGATACTCAGAGCTTACATATCTTGCAAGAAATGCAAGGACTTGAATGGTTCGCTAAGGCGCATTTAAAAGGCCAAGCGCTAGTTGAGGTCGTTATTAGTCACTCTGCATCGATTAAAGGCAAAACGTTAAAAGAGTGTGCTTTTCGCGAAAAATTTGACGCCGCAGTCGTGGCGATCCGCCGCGGCAATGAGCAGCTCAGTGGTGGGCTAGGGCAAATTACCTTGCACGCTGGCGATACCTTGATGTTAGTACCGGGTAAGGGCTTTGAGCAGCATCGCAAAAATCTGCGAGAATTTGTGATGATTAGCGATAGTGAAGTCAGTGCACAGTTAGATAGCCGTCAATCTAAGCTAGTGCTTGCTAGCTTTATTGGCACGTTAGCGCTGGCGTTTACTAACACCGTTGATTTAACCAAGGGCTTGCTAGCGCTGTTGGTATTGTTTGTTGCAAGCGGTGTATTGTCGCTTGATGAAATAAAGCGCCGATTTCCCATCGAGTTAACGCTGATTGTTGGCTCTGCGTTGGGGCTTGCCAATATTATGGTAGATAATGGTGTTGCTCAAATGTTGGGAGAGTATCTGCTTGCTCTTTTTGGCGACTGGGGCATTTTAGGCGCTTTTATCGCAGTCTATCTTTTTACGTTATTGCTTACTGAGCTTATCACTAATAATGCGGCGGCGGCTTTGGCGTTTCCCATTGCTTATAGCATTGCTATTGGTTACGGCATCGATCCGCGGCCGTTTATTATGGCGGTGATTTTTGGGGCGAGTGCTAGTTTTATTTCTCCCTATGGTTATCAAACCAATTTAATGGTGTACAGTGCGGGCAACTATCAATTTAGCGATTATTTACGCGTTGGTATTCCATTGTCTTTAGTGTATTCGCTGGTGGTGTTATTTATGATCCCAATGGTTTTTCCATTTGTAGCGATTTAG
- the cysN gene encoding sulfate adenylyltransferase subunit CysN gives MNANISQQIKDLGVEGYLTKQQHKSLLRLLTCGSVDDGKSTLIGRLLHDSAQIYEDQLAALKSDSQKMGTTGDAVDLALLVDGLAAEREQGITIDVAYRYFSTEKRKFIIADTPGHEQYTRNMATGASTCDVAVILIDARYGVQVQTKRHSFIASLLGIKHFIVAVNKMDLVDFSQQTYDQIVSDYQEFVAGLGERDVQFVPLSALNGDNVVNQSQNMPWYQEDSLLVRLENVQVSQDVSDVGARLPVQYVNRPHLDFRGFCGTLAAGTIAVGDEVTVLPSGKQSTVKSIVTFEGELETASQGQAITLTLNDEVDVSRGDMLVTGQLPFVSQSAQAKLVWMGEQPLSINRQYDLKIASKKTQVSISEIKHLINVNTLAQEASDEVALNEVALVDLNFAEKIAFDLYQDVRDTGGFILIDRLTNVTVAAGMIEQALESNSQTHEFSEFELEFNALVRKHFPHWQALDISALKSK, from the coding sequence ATGAATGCAAATATTTCCCAGCAAATTAAAGACCTTGGCGTAGAAGGTTACTTAACTAAGCAGCAGCATAAAAGTTTGTTACGTCTGCTGACGTGTGGCAGTGTTGACGATGGTAAAAGTACCTTAATTGGCCGTCTATTACATGACAGTGCACAAATTTACGAAGATCAATTAGCGGCGCTAAAATCAGATAGCCAAAAAATGGGAACGACTGGTGATGCTGTCGATCTTGCGTTACTCGTAGATGGTTTAGCGGCGGAGCGTGAGCAAGGGATCACTATTGATGTCGCTTATCGTTACTTTTCGACGGAAAAGCGTAAGTTTATTATTGCCGATACCCCTGGACACGAGCAATACACACGTAACATGGCGACAGGTGCTTCCACCTGTGATGTTGCTGTTATCTTAATTGACGCCCGATACGGCGTGCAGGTGCAAACAAAACGTCACAGTTTTATTGCATCACTACTAGGTATTAAGCATTTCATCGTTGCTGTTAACAAGATGGATTTAGTAGACTTTAGCCAACAAACTTACGATCAAATCGTCAGTGACTATCAAGAATTTGTGGCGGGCCTTGGTGAGCGTGATGTGCAGTTTGTGCCGTTATCTGCACTCAATGGCGATAACGTGGTTAATCAAAGTCAAAATATGCCGTGGTATCAAGAAGATTCACTGTTGGTGCGTCTTGAAAATGTGCAAGTATCGCAGGATGTGAGTGATGTTGGTGCGCGCCTACCTGTGCAATACGTTAACCGTCCCCATCTCGATTTTCGCGGTTTCTGCGGCACGTTAGCTGCAGGGACTATCGCTGTTGGCGACGAAGTGACTGTATTGCCATCGGGCAAGCAAAGCACTGTGAAGTCTATTGTCACTTTCGAAGGCGAGTTAGAGACTGCAAGCCAAGGGCAAGCAATCACTTTAACACTTAACGATGAAGTGGATGTGAGTCGCGGTGATATGCTGGTGACTGGTCAGCTGCCGTTTGTTAGCCAGAGCGCACAAGCAAAACTGGTATGGATGGGAGAGCAGCCACTTAGTATTAATCGCCAATATGACTTAAAGATTGCCAGCAAGAAGACGCAGGTGTCTATCAGCGAGATTAAACACCTTATTAATGTAAACACATTAGCGCAAGAAGCGAGCGATGAAGTAGCACTTAATGAAGTGGCGTTAGTAGATTTAAACTTTGCTGAGAAAATTGCATTCGATCTTTATCAAGACGTGCGCGATACCGGTGGCTTTATCTTAATTGATCGCCTGACTAATGTGACGGTCGCTGCGGGTATGATTGAACAAGCGCTAGAATCAAACAGTCAAACTCATGAGTTTTCAGAGTTTGAGCTTGAATTTAACGCCTTAGTGCGTAAACACTTCCCACACTGGCAAGCACTCGATATTAGTGCGCTAAAGAGTAAGTAA
- the cysD gene encoding sulfate adenylyltransferase subunit CysD has product MTQVNLTHLQQLEAESIHIIREVAAEFDNPVMLYSVGKDSAVMLHLARKAFAPAKLPFPLLHVDTDWKFKEMIAFRDEQAKKHGFDLLVHKNPEGLAMGINPFTHGSAKHTDIMKTDGLKQALDKYGFDAAFGGARRDEEKSRAKERVYSFRDSQHRWDPKNQRPELWHTYNGQVNKGESIRVFPLSNWTELDIWQYIFLENIDIVPLYYAAERPVVMRDGVKIMVDDDRMPIEDGEEIKQELVRFRTLGCYPLTGAIDSDADTLPKIIEEMLLARSSERQGRVIDNDSSASMEQKKRQGYF; this is encoded by the coding sequence ATGACCCAAGTAAATCTAACGCATTTACAGCAACTCGAAGCTGAGAGCATTCACATTATTCGTGAAGTTGCCGCTGAGTTTGATAATCCTGTAATGCTTTATTCTGTCGGTAAAGACAGTGCCGTTATGCTTCACCTTGCACGTAAAGCGTTTGCTCCTGCTAAATTACCATTTCCACTACTTCACGTAGATACTGATTGGAAATTTAAGGAAATGATCGCATTTCGCGATGAGCAGGCAAAGAAACACGGTTTCGATTTACTGGTTCATAAGAACCCTGAAGGGTTGGCGATGGGGATTAATCCATTTACCCATGGCAGTGCCAAGCACACCGATATCATGAAGACAGACGGTCTTAAACAAGCATTGGATAAATACGGTTTTGATGCGGCATTTGGTGGTGCGCGTCGTGATGAAGAAAAATCACGTGCCAAAGAGCGTGTGTATTCATTCCGTGATAGTCAGCACCGCTGGGATCCTAAGAACCAACGTCCAGAGCTATGGCATACCTACAATGGTCAAGTGAATAAAGGCGAGAGCATTCGTGTATTCCCACTATCGAACTGGACTGAGCTCGATATCTGGCAATACATTTTCTTAGAAAACATCGATATCGTTCCTTTGTATTACGCAGCAGAGCGTCCGGTTGTGATGCGTGATGGCGTAAAGATTATGGTCGATGACGATCGCATGCCAATTGAAGACGGCGAAGAAATCAAACAAGAGCTAGTACGTTTTAGAACGCTTGGTTGTTATCCGCTAACTGGCGCTATCGATTCAGACGCCGATACCTTGCCAAAGATCATTGAAGAGATGCTATTAGCTCGCTCATCAGAGCGTCAAGGACGCGTTATTGATAACGATTCGTCGGCATCAATGGAACAGAAAAAACGTCAAGGTTACTTCTAA
- a CDS encoding HD domain-containing phosphohydrolase: MDDMFLFSEEDVQTVTASRPPWKVLVVDDEKDVHAVTTLALGSFEFQERELELHHAYSARQAKDILADEDDIALILLDVVMETDQAGLELAAYIRRELNNHSVRIVLRTGQPGQAPEHQVIRDYDINDYKNKTELTSAKLYTILYSNLRSYKDINAVIRSKAALERLIIASRGISSMHGLKSFVSLTLTQLKELLHIPDDKVYGDESGAYAINNETGEFSRFLLHDSDEFEEAISLETLEPSKRDLIEQAIAEQGNIYRDQYFVMFCKGQRASLIFYGKVGNRISSIDRNILNIFTENLISIIENIYLHEIIDSSQKEIIYRLGEVVESRSNETGYHVKRVAYYSALLAELVGLPEDEVELIKSASPLHDVGKIAIPDAVLNKPGKLEGEEWEIMKTHALKGYNVLNGAGLVLLDIAATIALTHHEKWDGSGYPRGLAKDEIHLYGRITAIADVFDALGSDRCYKKAWPLEKILNLFREERGKHFDPRLIDLMMDNLDRFLEIRDRYQD; the protein is encoded by the coding sequence ATGGACGATATGTTTTTATTTTCAGAAGAAGACGTTCAAACTGTCACTGCTTCTAGGCCACCATGGAAAGTATTGGTGGTTGATGATGAAAAGGATGTTCATGCGGTAACAACGTTAGCCTTGGGGTCATTTGAGTTTCAAGAGCGAGAGCTTGAATTGCATCATGCCTATAGTGCTCGTCAAGCCAAAGACATTCTTGCTGATGAAGACGATATTGCACTTATTCTGCTTGATGTTGTAATGGAAACCGATCAAGCGGGTCTTGAGTTAGCTGCATATATTAGGCGTGAGCTCAATAACCACTCCGTGCGTATTGTTCTGCGAACTGGCCAACCGGGTCAAGCACCGGAGCATCAGGTGATTCGCGATTACGACATTAATGATTACAAGAATAAAACAGAATTAACGTCAGCTAAGCTTTACACCATTCTCTATTCAAATCTACGTTCTTATAAAGACATCAATGCAGTTATTCGCTCGAAAGCTGCGCTTGAGCGATTGATTATTGCATCGCGTGGTATTTCATCGATGCATGGACTTAAATCATTCGTGAGTCTAACGCTAACGCAACTCAAAGAGTTATTGCATATTCCTGACGATAAGGTTTATGGCGATGAGTCCGGTGCCTATGCTATCAATAATGAGACTGGCGAGTTCTCTCGATTTTTACTGCATGACTCTGACGAATTCGAAGAAGCTATTTCGTTGGAAACGTTAGAGCCTAGTAAGCGCGATTTAATCGAGCAAGCTATTGCTGAGCAAGGCAATATATATCGCGATCAATATTTTGTGATGTTTTGTAAAGGACAGCGGGCTAGTTTGATTTTCTACGGCAAGGTAGGCAATCGAATTTCTAGTATTGATCGCAATATTCTGAACATCTTTACCGAGAATCTTATCTCGATTATCGAAAATATTTATCTACACGAAATTATTGATTCATCGCAAAAAGAAATCATTTATCGCTTAGGTGAGGTTGTTGAATCACGCTCTAATGAAACTGGTTACCACGTAAAACGCGTTGCGTATTATTCCGCTCTGCTGGCGGAGTTAGTTGGCTTACCAGAAGATGAAGTAGAGTTAATTAAAAGCGCTTCACCTTTGCACGATGTTGGTAAGATCGCGATTCCTGACGCGGTATTAAATAAGCCGGGAAAACTCGAAGGCGAAGAGTGGGAAATCATGAAGACCCATGCCCTGAAAGGTTACAACGTGTTAAATGGAGCCGGGCTGGTATTGTTAGATATTGCCGCCACGATTGCGCTGACCCATCACGAAAAATGGGACGGCAGTGGTTATCCAAGAGGTCTCGCTAAAGATGAAATACATCTTTATGGACGCATTACTGCCATTGCCGATGTGTTTGATGCTTTGGGTAGCGATCGTTGCTATAAAAAAGCATGGCCGCTGGAAAAAATCCTCAATTTGTTTAGAGAAGAGCGGGGCAAACATTTCGATCCGCGCCTAATCGATTTGATGATGGATAATCTCGATAGATTCTTGGAAATCAGAGATCGTTACCAAGATTAG